From Permianibacter aggregans, a single genomic window includes:
- a CDS encoding M4 family metallopeptidase, with protein MKTMTRQFAYGLSALMLGLYGAAQAAERIDLHLQAEQLPSMQLMSTNLNQALALSADESLTLKREMKEADGRVFQRYQQSFRGVPVWGDEVIVVRNAQSGIAAMHGFLTQSIDADVGTVTPTLKSARAGRILRGLHAKHNGSDYQTEREQSELVIFVDNGVAKLAYSTSYFTDKKGGGDPAWPHALIDAHTGEVLRHWDALAYRDATGPGGNSKTGQYEYGTDFGFLNVDDSCRMQNTNVRTVNLNHSTSGGSVHQFTCPRNTVKQINGAFSPLNDAHYFGGVVFGLYKDWYNTAPLTQQLTLRVHYSNNYENAFWDGQQMTFGDGASRFYPLVSLDVVAHEVSHGFTQQNSNLTYSGQSGGMNEAFSDMAGEAAEYYMKGSNDWMVGEQIFKAAGALRYMDDPTRDGRSIGHASDYTSGMNVHYSSGVYNKAFYLLANKAGWNTRKAFDIFVRANRNYWTANVTFNQGACGVESATTDLGYSLADVRDAFSQVGVSCGTTPPPGDTELQNNVPVSGLSGSQGQERHFYLDVPAGSSNLAFDISGGTGDADMYVRFGSKPTTSSYDCRPYRNGNVENCSFAAPQTGRYYVMLRAYSNYSGVTLKGAYQDGTGGGDSFENTNNYNIPDNNSTGVQSPLAVTGSGNAGTISVEVAIVHTYIGDLIVDVIAPDGTVYNVHNRSGGSADNINQTYSVNVGSKPRAGTWNLRVRDLARIDTGYIDRWKITFP; from the coding sequence ATGAAAACAATGACGCGCCAGTTCGCATACGGCCTTTCTGCGCTGATGCTTGGACTGTATGGCGCTGCGCAAGCAGCGGAGCGAATTGATTTGCATCTGCAGGCCGAACAATTGCCAAGCATGCAATTGATGTCGACCAACCTGAATCAGGCACTGGCCTTGAGTGCCGATGAAAGCCTGACCTTGAAACGCGAAATGAAAGAAGCCGATGGCCGGGTATTCCAGCGTTATCAGCAATCCTTTCGGGGGGTTCCGGTATGGGGCGATGAAGTGATCGTCGTGCGCAATGCACAAAGCGGTATCGCGGCAATGCACGGCTTTCTCACCCAGAGCATCGACGCGGATGTCGGCACCGTTACTCCAACGCTGAAATCGGCTCGTGCTGGTCGCATTTTGCGTGGCTTGCATGCCAAGCATAACGGCAGCGATTATCAAACCGAACGGGAGCAAAGCGAGCTGGTGATTTTTGTCGACAACGGAGTTGCTAAGCTCGCCTATTCGACCAGCTATTTTACCGATAAGAAAGGTGGTGGTGATCCGGCTTGGCCGCATGCCCTGATCGACGCGCACACCGGTGAAGTATTGAGACACTGGGATGCGCTTGCTTATCGCGATGCCACCGGTCCTGGCGGCAACAGCAAAACCGGTCAGTATGAGTACGGCACCGATTTCGGCTTTCTGAATGTCGATGACAGTTGCCGGATGCAGAACACCAATGTCCGCACGGTCAACCTGAATCACTCGACCTCCGGCGGCAGCGTGCATCAGTTCACTTGCCCGCGTAATACCGTCAAACAAATCAATGGTGCTTTCTCGCCTCTGAATGATGCTCATTATTTCGGTGGCGTCGTTTTTGGCTTGTATAAAGATTGGTATAACACCGCGCCACTGACTCAGCAACTGACCTTACGGGTGCATTACTCGAACAATTACGAGAATGCCTTCTGGGATGGTCAGCAAATGACGTTCGGTGACGGCGCTTCACGCTTTTATCCGCTGGTCAGCCTCGATGTCGTTGCACACGAAGTCTCGCATGGCTTTACCCAGCAGAACTCGAACCTGACTTACTCGGGCCAATCGGGCGGTATGAACGAAGCGTTTTCCGATATGGCCGGTGAAGCCGCTGAGTACTACATGAAAGGCAGCAATGACTGGATGGTCGGCGAGCAAATTTTCAAAGCGGCCGGCGCACTGCGCTACATGGATGACCCGACTCGCGATGGTCGTTCCATTGGCCATGCCAGCGACTACACCAGCGGCATGAACGTGCATTATTCGAGCGGCGTTTACAACAAAGCGTTTTATTTGTTGGCGAATAAAGCCGGCTGGAACACGCGCAAAGCCTTTGACATTTTCGTCCGCGCCAACCGCAATTATTGGACGGCGAATGTGACGTTCAACCAAGGCGCCTGCGGTGTCGAATCGGCGACGACGGATCTCGGCTACAGCCTGGCTGACGTGCGCGATGCTTTCTCGCAAGTCGGTGTCAGCTGCGGCACGACACCACCCCCAGGTGACACCGAGTTACAGAACAATGTACCGGTATCCGGCTTGAGTGGTAGCCAAGGCCAAGAACGGCATTTCTACCTGGATGTGCCAGCAGGCTCCAGCAACCTGGCGTTCGATATTTCCGGTGGCACCGGCGATGCCGATATGTATGTGCGCTTCGGTAGCAAGCCGACAACCAGCAGCTACGATTGCCGGCCGTATCGCAACGGTAACGTCGAGAACTGCTCGTTTGCGGCTCCGCAAACCGGTCGCTACTACGTGATGCTGCGTGCCTACAGCAATTACTCTGGTGTGACGCTGAAAGGCGCTTATCAGGATGGCACTGGTGGTGGTGATTCGTTCGAGAACACCAACAACTACAACATCCCGGATAACAACAGCACCGGCGTGCAAAGCCCGCTGGCGGTAACCGGTAGCGGCAATGCTGGCACCATCAGCGTTGAGGTGGCGATTGTGCATACCTACATCGGTGATTTGATTGTCGATGTCATTGCCCCGGATGGCACCGTCTACAACGTCCACAACCGTAGCGGTGGTTCAGCCGATAACATTAACCAGACCTATTCGGTCAATGTTGGCAGCAAACCACGGGCGGGCACCTGGAACCTGCGCGTTCGCGACTTGGCCCGGATTGATACCGGCTACATCGATCGCTGGAAGATCACTTTCCCGTAA